From Flavobacteriales bacterium, one genomic window encodes:
- a CDS encoding ABC transporter ATP-binding protein has translation MIKAAGIRKHYGDLEVLKGVDLEVSRGEVVSIVGASGAGKTTLLQILGTLDRPDAGAVSINGEDVTSLNDTGLARFRNEHIGFIFQFHHLLPEFTALENVMIPSMIAQQARGPAADRAAELLGMLGLSQRSEHKPSELSGGEQQRVAVARALMMRPDVIYADEPSGNLDSQNAKELHELFFRLRDEFQQTFVIVTHNEELADMADRKLEMVDGKISI, from the coding sequence ATGATCAAGGCCGCAGGTATCCGCAAGCACTATGGAGATCTAGAAGTACTCAAGGGAGTAGACCTAGAGGTATCTAGAGGAGAAGTTGTAAGCATCGTAGGTGCCTCAGGAGCTGGCAAGACCACCCTTCTCCAGATACTCGGCACACTGGACAGACCCGATGCGGGCGCAGTATCTATCAATGGAGAGGATGTGACCTCACTGAATGATACGGGTCTCGCCCGATTCCGAAATGAGCACATTGGATTCATCTTCCAATTCCACCACTTGTTGCCCGAATTCACTGCATTGGAGAATGTGATGATCCCGTCCATGATCGCCCAGCAGGCCCGTGGGCCGGCTGCTGACCGAGCCGCAGAGCTGCTCGGCATGCTCGGACTGAGCCAGCGATCGGAACATAAGCCCTCAGAACTTTCTGGAGGCGAACAACAACGAGTGGCCGTAGCCAGGGCACTCATGATGCGCCCTGATGTGATTTATGCTGATGAACCCAGTGGCAATCTCGATAGTCAGAATGCCAAGGAACTGCACGAACTCTTCTTCAGATTACGCGATGAATTCCAGCAGACCTTTGTGATCGTCACGCATAATGAGGAACTGGCCGACATGGCCGATAGGAAGCTGGAGATGGTGGATGGGAAGATCTCCATATGA